One genomic segment of Arachis duranensis cultivar V14167 chromosome 4, aradu.V14167.gnm2.J7QH, whole genome shotgun sequence includes these proteins:
- the LOC107486608 gene encoding receptor-like protein kinase FERONIA: MGYPRNIVVIRYKPPIISFSLLLLLLFLLHSPVVPAQGASSYHPEDDFAVNCGSKETTVYADRKWVGDDDSKLFSTIEQPQTKQPSLITETPYPLSADSFVFSSARIFLSNFTYSFPLKTNGPKFVRLHFYPTNYLNFEPYNSLFSVTAGNFTLLKGFNASRWLANDEMTFFIEYCVNVETGKRLDLTFIPNKSYYAFINGIEVVSMPPYLYYTDPSKSSGFEFVGHGISIYQLESEKALQTLYRINVGEKQIPPQQDTGMYRSWEPDADYIEKQYPSSISMGYPPLKFNGNITPDYTAPDLVYLSARSYGMRETKNYNVTWRFEVDSQFTYMVSLHFCEFAKEIQHYTDRTFQIFIAELLAEDRADVINWSGGNHVPVRRDYAVQLLPDDLGQSSKKVNISIKLQRLPDAELTNYHDVILNGIEIFKISDATNNLAGPNPEHVRTSTQESPQLPQSSKHSKKKIITVVVAVIAVSCLVLASVIGIILFSWRRRSFDYRGGTTKKKGSSSLPSHLCRYFTIAEIRAATNNLDDVFIVGVGGFGNVYKGYIDGGATPVAIKRLKPGSQQGINEFLNEIDMLSQLRHLHLVSLIGYCNDGVEMILVYDFMQRGTLREYLYGSDNKPLPWKQRLEILLGAARGLHYLHAGAKHNIIHRDVKSTNILLDEKWVAKVSDFGLSKVGPTGTSQTHISTMVKGSLGYLDPEYYKRQRLTLKSDVYSFGVVLLEVLCARPPLIRNVDKHKASLVDWVRKLNDQDKLDQTVDIFLKGSITPECLKWYGQLAMSCLHDDGNQRPSMNDVVGALEFAMQLAEGDKDNSFGGAQDKEKGEESPLIPQFTSDEGSDVLFTSDESGTKDSKVTTISSSSEERALISGLVFSEIGDPRAR, encoded by the coding sequence ATGGGGTACCCAAGAAACATAGTAGTCATAAGATATAAACCACCAATCATTAGCTTTTCCCTCCTACTCCTCCTACTGTTTCTGCTGCATTCACCAGTGGTTCCTGCGCAGGGTGCATCATCATACCATCCTGAGGATGATTTTGCTGTCAACTGTGGCTCAAAAGAAACTACAGTCTACGCTGATCGGAAATGGGTAGGAGACGATGACTCCAAACTATTTTCTACCATTGAGCAGCCACAAACTAAGCAACCATCTCTCATAACTGAAACTCCATATCCTCTTTCAGCTGATTCATTTGTGTTTAGCTCTGCACGCATTTTCCTTTCCAATTTCACATACTCCTTTCCTCTCAAAACTAATGGCCCCAAGTTCGTTCGGCTTCACTTTTATCCAACAAATTATCTCAACTTTGAACCCTACAACTCCCTTTTTTCCGTTACAGCGGGCAATTTCACCCTTCTCAAGGGTTTCAATGCTTCACGTTGGCTCGCCAATGACGAAATGACCTTTTTCATAGAATACTGTGTCAACGTGGAAACAGGAAAGAGGCTTGACCTGACCTTCATTCCCAACAAATCTTATTATGCTTTCATCAACGGGATTGAGGTGGTCTCCATGCCTCCCTACCTCTATTACACGGACCCCAGCAAGTCCTCCGGGTTTGAGTTTGTAGGCCATGGCATCAGCATATACCAACTTGAAAGTGAAAAAGCTCTGCAAACACTTTACAGAATCAACGTTGGTGAAAAACAGATTCCACCACAGCAAGATACTGGTATGTACAGGTCTTGGGAACCGGATGCCGATTACATTGAGAAGCAGTATCCGTCGAGTATTTCAATGGGCTATCCACCACTGAAATTCAACGGTAATATTACTCCAGATTACACTGCACCTGACCTTGTTTACTTGAGTGCCCGAAGCTACGGGATGCGCGAGACCAAGAATTATAATGTGACTTGGCGGTTTGAAGTGGATTCACAGTTTACTTACATGGTCAGCTTACATTTTTGTGAGTTTGCGAAAGAAATCCAACACTATACCGACAGAACTTTTCAGATATTTATAGCAGAGCTTTTGGCTGAGGATCGCGCCGATGTGATTAACTGGAGTGGTGGTAATCACGTTCCTGTTCGAAGGGATTATGCTGTTCAGCTTCTCCCTGATGACCTAGGGCAAAGTTCTAAGAAAGTCAACATTTCCATCAAGCTTCAACGACTGCCAGATGCCGAGTTAACCAACTACCATGATGTCATATTGAATGGCATCGAGATCTTCAAAATCAGTGATGCTACCAACAATCTTGCAGGACCCAATCCAGAACATGTTCGAACCTCCACACAAGAATCACCGCAGTTGCCACAATCATCCAAACactcaaagaaaaagataatCACTGTTGTCGTTGCTGTTATTGCAGTTTCATGCCTCGTGCTGGCATCTGTTATTGGAATCATCCTTTTCAGTTGGAGAAGGAGGAGTTTTGATTATAGGGGAGGAACCACAAAAAAGAAAGGTTCTTCATCGCTGCCATCACACTTATGCCGCTACTTTACAATTGCAGAGATAAGAGCTGCCACAAACAACTTAGACGATGTGTTCATCGTCGGAGTTGGAGGGTTCGGCAACGTTTACAAGGGATACATAGACGGCGGTGCAACCCCCGTCGCCATCAAGCGCCTCAAACCCGGTTCTCAACAAGGAATCAACGAGTTCCTTAACGAGATCGATATGCTTTCCCAGCTCCGGCACCTTCATTTGGTGTCCCTCATTGGTTACTGCAACGACGGCGTAGAGATGATCCTTGTCTACGACTTCATGCAACGTGGCACGCTCCGCGAGTATCTCTACGGTTCAGATAACAAACCTCTTCCTTGGAAGCAGAGGCTCGAGATCCTATTGGGCGCAGCAAGAGGGCTGCATTATCTCCATGCAGGTGCGAAGCACAATATCATCCACCGTGACGTCAAGAGCACAAATATCTTACTGGACGAGAAATGGGTGGCCAAGGTTTCCGACTTTGGATTATCCAAAGTAGGACCCACCGGAACTTCCCAAACCCACATCAGCACCATGGTTAAGGGTAGCCTTGGGTATTTAGACCCTGAGTACTACAAGCGTCAACGCTTGACTTTAAAATCTGACGTGTACTCTTTCGGTGTGGTCCTTCTTGAGGTATTGTGTGCGAGGCCGCCTTTGATCCGTAACGTGGACAAGCACAAGGCCAGCTTGGTTGACTGGGTAAGAAAACTGAATGATCAGGATAAGCTCGATCAGACGGTGGATATTTTCTTGAAAGGCTCAATCACGCCAGAGTGTTTGAAATGGTACGGTCAATTGGCGATGAGTTGTTTGCATGATGATGGAAATCAACGGCCATCGATGAATGATGTGGTGGGGGCACTCGAGTTTGCAATGCAGTTGGCCGAAGGCGACAAAGATAATAGTTTTGGTGGGGCCCAAGATAAGGAAAAGGGCGAGGAGAGCCCGTTGATACCGCAGTTTACGAGTGATGAAGGGAGTGACGTACTTTTTACTAGTGATGAATCCGGGACCAAGGATAGTAAGGTCACCACGATTTCGAGTAGTAGTGAGGAGCGTGCTTTGATTTCTGGTCTGGTCTTCTCTGAAattggagatccaagagcaagataA